One window of Sporosarcina sp. 6E9 genomic DNA carries:
- a CDS encoding peptidylprolyl isomerase: protein MRKTMLALTLTASILALSACSDNNATDNEVIATTKAGSVTKADLYNEMKGSVGAQAFENLILKKAISNEYEVSDKELKAAIKEQKESYGENFEAFLKQQNWTEAFFEQQVELKMLNEKLIESLDEITEEQIKAEYEKMKKEIHARHIVVDDEKTAKEVIAKLKEDGDFAELAKEYSTETVAKETGGDLGWFGPGKMVQEFEDAAFTLPENELSEPVKTSFGYHVIEVTETRDVELTESYEELKPGIENGLKKQKFEEALANLVSKVDVDLKDETFKSVLEGWQGTDK, encoded by the coding sequence ATGAGAAAAACAATGCTTGCACTCACATTAACCGCTTCCATCCTTGCACTTTCCGCATGTAGCGATAATAACGCTACTGATAACGAAGTAATCGCTACAACAAAAGCCGGAAGTGTAACAAAAGCTGATTTATACAACGAGATGAAGGGATCAGTTGGTGCTCAAGCTTTTGAAAATTTAATACTAAAAAAAGCAATCTCTAATGAATACGAAGTTTCAGATAAAGAATTAAAAGCAGCCATTAAGGAGCAAAAAGAAAGCTATGGTGAAAACTTTGAAGCGTTTCTTAAACAACAAAATTGGACAGAAGCGTTTTTTGAACAACAAGTTGAACTAAAAATGCTAAATGAAAAATTAATTGAGAGTTTAGATGAGATTACAGAAGAACAAATAAAAGCAGAATACGAGAAAATGAAAAAAGAAATTCACGCGCGTCATATTGTCGTTGACGATGAAAAAACCGCTAAAGAAGTCATTGCAAAATTAAAAGAAGACGGGGATTTCGCTGAACTTGCCAAAGAATACTCCACAGAAACTGTTGCGAAAGAAACTGGTGGAGACTTGGGATGGTTCGGCCCTGGAAAAATGGTGCAAGAGTTTGAAGATGCGGCATTTACCCTGCCAGAAAACGAACTGAGTGAGCCTGTTAAAACTAGCTTCGGCTATCATGTCATCGAGGTTACTGAGACACGTGATGTCGAGCTTACCGAGTCTTACGAAGAATTGAAACCTGGCATCGAAAACGGCCTTAAAAAACAGAAGTTTGAAGAAGCACTTGCAAATCTTGTAAGTAAAGTCGACGTCGACTTGAAAGACGAAACGTTTAAATCTGTATTAGAGGGCTGGCAAGGAACAGATAAATAG
- a CDS encoding HTH-type transcriptional regulator Hpr encodes MDEKYSPKEAMIFSQRIAQLSKALWKAVEKDWQQWIKPYDLNINEHHILWLSYHLKEATISDISKFGVMHVSTAFNFSKKLEERGYLSFYKLEDDRRNTYVAVTAEGEKLILEMNQSYYDTEHRILDGSLPIKQLYGKFPEFLEVMAVVKNIYGEDFMEIFERGITNIESTFDSDSGELTSARNSS; translated from the coding sequence TTGGATGAAAAATATTCACCAAAAGAAGCGATGATCTTTAGCCAGCGCATTGCTCAACTGTCTAAAGCTTTATGGAAAGCTGTAGAAAAAGATTGGCAACAATGGATTAAACCTTATGACTTGAATATTAATGAACACCATATTTTGTGGTTATCTTATCATCTGAAAGAGGCTACAATTTCGGATATATCGAAATTTGGTGTCATGCACGTATCGACTGCTTTCAACTTTTCAAAAAAATTAGAAGAACGTGGATACTTAAGTTTTTACAAATTAGAAGATGATCGCCGAAACACTTATGTTGCTGTAACGGCTGAAGGCGAAAAACTAATTTTAGAGATGAATCAAAGTTATTATGATACCGAACATAGAATACTTGATGGCTCACTGCCAATTAAGCAATTATACGGGAAATTTCCCGAATTTTTAGAAGTGATGGCTGTAGTTAAAAATATTTATGGTGAAGATTTTATGGAAATCTTCGAACGCGGCATTACCAATATTGAAAGTACATTCGATAGTGATAGTGGCGAATTGACATCCGCACGAAACTCGAGCTAA
- a CDS encoding YjcZ family sporulation protein — MSGYNQGTSGFALIVVLFILLIIVGAAYLY, encoded by the coding sequence GTGAGCGGATACAACCAAGGTACTTCAGGCTTTGCGTTAATCGTAGTGTTGTTTATTTTATTAATTATTGTCGGTGCAGCATACTTGTATTAA
- the yhaM gene encoding 3'-5' exoribonuclease YhaM: MKKLLEYKVGETIDLYLLIKQSTKGVTTQGSPFMTLILQDKSGDLEAKLWDTTDEHMKLYPASTIVKVGADIHEYRGKNQLRIKSIRPIKESENVTISDLVPSAAKSKEVLYEELMSFFFEMENPQIQRITRHLLKKHEAAFLTYPAATRNHHDYVSGLIDHVVSMLKLGKSLAELYPSLNKDLLYAGIILHDIGKVIELSGPIGTQYTLEGNLIGHISIMVNEISKAADELEVTGEEVMLLQHMVLSHHGKEEWGSPKRPMLKEAEILHYIDNIDAKMNMLDRALGKTKPGEFSERIFPLDNRSFYKPTFE; this comes from the coding sequence ATGAAGAAGTTACTCGAATATAAAGTAGGCGAAACAATAGACCTTTATCTATTGATCAAGCAATCTACTAAAGGTGTTACGACCCAAGGAAGTCCTTTTATGACCCTAATTTTACAAGACAAAAGCGGGGATTTAGAAGCGAAATTATGGGACACGACGGATGAGCATATGAAATTATATCCAGCGTCAACAATCGTAAAAGTAGGTGCGGATATTCATGAATATCGCGGGAAAAATCAATTGCGTATTAAAAGTATACGCCCAATTAAAGAATCGGAAAATGTGACCATTTCTGACTTAGTTCCATCAGCTGCCAAAAGTAAAGAAGTGTTGTATGAAGAGTTAATGTCGTTTTTCTTTGAAATGGAAAATCCACAGATACAACGAATTACGCGTCATTTATTGAAGAAGCATGAAGCGGCGTTTTTGACATATCCAGCTGCGACTCGAAATCACCATGACTATGTTTCTGGGTTAATCGACCACGTCGTATCCATGTTGAAATTAGGAAAGTCATTAGCTGAATTATACCCATCGTTGAATAAGGATTTATTATACGCGGGAATTATTCTGCATGATATCGGTAAAGTGATTGAGCTATCTGGTCCGATTGGGACGCAATATACGCTTGAAGGAAATCTAATTGGACATATTTCTATTATGGTCAATGAAATTTCGAAAGCGGCGGATGAGCTAGAAGTTACAGGAGAGGAAGTCATGTTGCTGCAACATATGGTGCTATCCCATCACGGAAAAGAAGAATGGGGCAGCCCGAAACGCCCGATGTTAAAAGAAGCGGAAATCCTTCATTACATTGATAACATCGATGCGAAAATGAATATGTTGGACCGTGCACTTGGCAAGACGAAACCTGGGGAGTTTTCTGAACGAATCTTCCCATTGGATAATCGTTCGTTTTATAAACCGACATTTGAATGA